The following DNA comes from Dermacentor andersoni chromosome 2, qqDerAnde1_hic_scaffold, whole genome shotgun sequence.
ggcgcactcgcaGAAGTAGCACCGgagaagttgtttcttcagcatcgcaccgtgaacagtaggtgtgtgttgcgatctgtaaaatcgccgaagctattggcaatCTTACGGGGTGCAcagaaagattgctcacggaggaacagaactatacaagaaatagtggtcctcgtcgagcctgatcacaacgtcgcgcactgcaagctcgttgtgcaagtttgtttacattgggccccttcgatgtttagccgccatgctcgcccggtgaatgaaTGTGattacgccaccacagcgttccctcgtggtataatgcgaagcgtactaaattacaaatttgtctaatacacattcagtgtacaccTTGTAacctttaaaatgcttctaaaccacgctaaactaataatattgtactaaatgcatttgttttataactgtATTGTTTTATAACTGTATAACTGTATGTattgcactcggtggaacgacaaacaagtgaaagaaggcacgaccatgtaccgacggtatgatcacgtgagccccagtttgtcgaccgcccagaaggcaacgcccaaggaatgatagccacccagagtgaatctagataaaccaataaaactggaggcttgtcgaaagataaactgtgtctcggtaccatttgtgctttcatcttggggtgtcgccggAGCTCGTGAAGaccccgagtttcgccaaactcggtgcatcctgcatagcaccccagctcTGTTTTTCATGTGTCGAAGGCCGTAATGAATACTAAGAAAAGCCATCGTAAAAGCACGaaaaaaatgcaaagaaaaagttTTAGTGGTGGCGTTGCTTACTACCCTTCATCGCTCGTACATGCCTGGTTGCATGTAACCGGCACAACAGTAATAGCGGCAATGGTTGCAAATCGCGGTGCTGAAGGTGCTTTTCCTGTCACATTTGTGAGCTCACTCTGGGGATAGGAAGAAATTGGCGCTGGATTGTTACACACGTAAGTCATTTAagtgtcctttttttcttctttgtaaaCGTCACGCGTGCAAAATGTACCGCGATAGCCGGTGACGGGCTAAATTGTGCTCTGTGAGCACCCCCTGCAACGACGTTCCTGCTTGACCATGATGGTCGATAAAGCCGAGACATTGCGAGTCTGTGATAAACAGGTGTAACATTTGTTGTGCTCATTGCATATAGAGTACATTGAGACGCGTACACAATATCAGCTTCGATGACGCTCCTAGCAGCTCTTTCGTCGGCTGTATGTGCTCGCTGGTTTACAGACGTTACCATTCCAGTCTGCACTGTGTTGTGCCATGTTGTGTTCTAAAATAAAGTGAAGTCGGTGTTCCGCTTAGCAATCTCTCTCGACGCGGCTTAATGCTATGTTATCCGTATTCGGTGAGACCGTGCATCACAGTGAAAAGCTTAGCCATTATTATTTTTCCGTAAGTTTAGGACGCAGTGTCTTGGCTGGGTCTTCATAATCGCTGAGTTCATACCGGTAATTAGATGACTACTTGTCCGGAAGCGAAAGTTTGCTTGTGTATGAAAGACCCATAGAGCTGGGTGCGTATGCCCCTACCTTACAATGAAATGTCGGTGTAGCGTGCTTGCTGCCGTAACTTCGTGCCACCTGCACTGTTAGGTAACACAGGTGTCACACCGTGCGCTTTCCATTGGGATCGTGCCCGAGCAATCGGGCTCAATCGAAATTGAAAGTGTCCGCGTGATACCCCTTAAGGGTCGCTGCACAGGAAACGGATTATTTTGCTAGTTGACAGTCTGCATCAGATGTTTCTCGTATTTTTAGTTTTACTTCTGACCGCTACCAGGCTGACGCTCAAGGTTCTGACGCAATACGTCAGCATTTCACGTATTCTGGGAGTGAGCATTGCCACTTAAATTTTGCCCATATGTGGCCGTAATTGCAAAGAAAATGATGGGCTAAGTAATTTTCGCCGTAACCTTGACATAAAATAGCGGTGGCCCAGCGTGTGAATGGACATCCCAAAGTTACAAATCGTCCAAAATGGactaaaaaatttaaaaataatgTCTGAACACTGACGTTGAAGGACGGTGACGGTTATAATACTGACTGTCTCTAATTGCGGAGACGAATTTTCAGTTTATAGGCAACACGAGAAGAATTATTCAAAAATGCATGTTGTGAGTTATGCACAACAAAACCTTGGCTGTTTTGCCGAGTAGAAGCAACTTCGTTAACTATTTTTTTTGCAAATGAGTTTGACGATACCATTGACGATACCAAACAATACCGCAGCAATAACAATAACTCAGTGACGAGCTTACTTGCAAGAGTGTACTTGTGTATGAAAATGTGTTTTTATTGTGATGGAGGAGGGAAAATAACTGAGATCAGTATTTCAGTTGGAGCTGTTGTCCTCTGTAAAGGATGTCTGTGTGCCGCCTTGAGCTTAGTGTCTCGGCCATAACGGCCTGCTTGCAAAACATGTGCCGCAGCAGTCTGTTGGGTGGTGCTATTTGTTTTGTAAGCCGTGCCATTCTATTGTGTATAGCTCTTGCAGATGTAGTCTTATTGGACAATGACTTGCAATATTGTTGCGATTAGGAGGCCTATGCAAGTAGAAGTATTGCTGCAGATGTCCCCAAAAGATAACTGATAATTGTTTTCCAGTGGCCGCCAATCGGTTGAGCAGGACGACGTCGACTTGAAACTGATATTGTTTCATACTTGACTTGGGTGCACATATATGTGGTGTTTGAAAAATTTTATAGCGTAAGAATTCAGGGTTTGAGGCAACAGAGAAATTAAACACTAATAAAATAATTGTTTGCCTATAGTGTTGCCTTAATGAGTATCCAAACCACTTCATACTGATCACTAGCACTGTCATGCATAGGCTCTATGGCAACTAAGTGACGCCCTTATTAAGGTCACCGTGAGCCAATGTTAGGCCTCTGTTGAGCTAACTATAGTAGGTGAAAATGCACCGACGTAATTACTTAGGCGCGACATTGGAAGGCAACGTAAGAATATAAAATTATACCTTGAGCACGCAGCTGTGTGAAGGGGTCAGGCAACCAAAATATATCAATAATTTAAAAGGAGTGAACAGTGCTGCTGCCACAACTAAGTGAAGGCCACAGACAAAGCAACATATTTCCTTCGTCCCGTCTGTAGCACCGTTCGATTCCCTTCCAAACATGCACAAACCAGGCAACTTGAGAACGCTCCTGCACTTGATCTGAATACTTCAATTTGCGAGGCAGACAAAGTGGTGACGTGCCAGCTTATGTTGGAGCTATTCTGTCAGCTATGCAGGGTATGAAAATATGTCATGAGGATGTTTCATTGCCAGAAATTTCGTGTACAACTGCGCAAAGCAGCATCAGCTACGTTGCTCCCCCATGTTatgacaaggaaggaaggaaatcaactttattcaggtactgcaggccacgagagctttgggctctcatggagtgggcgtctcccacgacggaaccgggagttTGAGTTTCCTGgtggcgtcgtggacctgctggaaggcccagagttggggagcgagttatTCGCCCCGGATTGCTCTtgcaaacttgcgcttgtcctgttcgtagtttatgtgagcttgcgagcacggccagagtaaatgatatacgttaaggtATCTATtacaattggtgcaataagacttgtgcCGGAGTGTGTTTCGTAACAGAGTCCTTGAGTAGTCGGCCTGTTTGTCCTGCATAATGGCTGTTGCAAGGCAGTGGGATGTTGTAAACAGCACCAACCGCACTTCCTATTAATTCCAGCGCGTACTTGTTGTTGCAAACTTGACATCTTGGCGTGGTCCGGTTTGCATTTTTTACGGGCCCAGGTTGTTTGgtgctgaaaacaaaaaaaatcaccgcccaaccACTACGtagagatggttaaccagcgaagctgagacGTACGACCCCGGTGTTTATTTCTGGGTTAATcacgacggttcattaaacgacggggTGGTAGGCTCCGGGATCCTCGGTAAGAAGTTGCTGCTTGCTCTCCGCTGCACGAGCCTATTCTTGTGACcgcgctgcagcatcggcacggcgtagactagcttgttccctgttctgctcgtggtgttgctgatcgaaagctgcggGCTCCTAAGGAGTACGGACGGCGCGTGGCTTACGCGTTTCAAAGCTGGAGAGAAATCgcagcgcgcgcgctcggctgcgaagGAGAGTAACGGCGTCATTATTGGCGTAGGTGattcaacaccacctagataacacaaggccttttcactctgATCCATGAGATCATGTTACACGGCGTGACTGCCATAGAACCTAATGGgcatgctcccgagtaggcaacagtgattttgacgtcaccactttcaCTACAGCAGatttgtcaatggaaattttgggCCAGGGAGCGTGACGCTATGGATCATAGTAAACAGGTTTCGTGTTATGTATGTGGTGCTGGCTGATCACGCGcctctcttcctctctttttttttgcgcatgtgcATGGAGTGGCGGCGGAGGAGTTTTTGGCATACAGGCAactgacagacggacggacggacgaatcggctaggcatatacagctttgctgtataTGGTATATGGTAGTTCCGACTCTCCTAGCTTTTAGATTGAATAGACGGCTGCCTTTGTGTACATACTGTGTAATAACCATAGGCCTTAACTTAGTTGAAGTTTTCTGACCTGAGACGTCACCTATGTTCAATTCCAATTAGGGGCACTGAACCAcctctcgggcttggtgaaataacacaaTCCACAGGTAGCATACCCTGATtagaacatctcagccaagtttcgcTGTGGTTCGCGGTTCGCGTAGCTCGCAAGAGCATCGCGAAATCACCTTTCTCTCACACGCTCTCATTTCAACAGAAGCCCTGTCCCCACTCTCTTCTGGCCACTTTCTTCATCGGACACATTCATCTGCATTTCAACCCAATCAGCCTCCAAACTATGGTCATACAATCTGTCGTATAACCCGACACCCTGTCTTACGCAAATGAGCATTGTGCAGTAAAGCCAGCATGGCTCTTTCCAGAGAGGTAACACCATCAATATTACAAATGAGCACAACGTAACACGGACTTAGGTTAATAATAAATTATTGTGCATCACCGTGTGAGCACAAGCAGCATTTTATCATGGCTACCACATCTAGTCGAATATTCTGCAAGCAGTGACTTTTCATTTGGCCCACTGCAAAGTATTAAGCCAGTAATACAGCCTTTAGTCAAAGTGGCTACGAACCCTCATTGGTAGGCCGTCCTATACAATACCAACAATGCTAGACAAAATAAGTCATGCTTTCTCGCGTTCAAGTGCTCtctcagaaatcaaatcctcctttTAACAAAGGCCTCTCATCGTGTAGTTCCGCGTGCTCAGGTGATTTCAGATTGCATTTATTTGCACTTGAAATAGCATATTGTTCGTATTATAAATATACATGGCAATGAGTCAGCTTTGAGATAAAGGGCATTTCACGTAATTTCAGCAAAGCTttataaatatgcaaatgctagaTTGCTGAACGGAACTAAGATATTGTTACTTGCTGTGGCTAGGAGACACTCAGGTTGTTTCTTGCTTTGTGCCCAATCACTTAATTATCCTTCCCTTATTTATCAACATCTCAAATATAACTAGTATTATGAAAACGCCGGCAGATCAcacgccctgtgggaattgatgttatgcgGTGATGTGTGCGGGGAACCTACCAAATCAACGAAATGACCATTACAGCACAAgacataggcggctgtttcatgacctacatgacacgcatgccatcacattcatgtcatggcCTATCAGTTATGTGCGTCAGACACTTGTAGGTAATGTAGTAACGCATTCAGTCACGCTGCGTAGTATTACCGATATTAACAGTCACACTGGCAAATGTATGGCGATTGGGTTACAAGCGGCACACCAAGCGGTCGCGATTTCATAGTCCTCTTCTCCCTTCGAGCCGATGCACCGAAAACAAGTAGACCCTAAAGGCTCCTCCTCCTCGTGAGGAAGCCGCGGGACCGGTGCGGCTGATCCACACCACTGTGTTCCTCTCTCGacgtcatgcctaatatttttcactCGATCGCCCTTTGCGCGGTTTAAAACTTGTTCTCgtgcttctttgttaaccttcatTTTTTTGCCCCATGTGTTTGATTTTCTGCCCATATTATGATCATACATTGTTCTTTTAAATGACAGTGGTACGAGTTCAGTCAGGATATTGTAACGCCCACCGCATgcactccaatccatttttattttttgttaatttatttgtgagggtcagggtcccctgtgagtaatttacctagTTAAACTTACTTCTaaacatactctagaggctgactggtgattcTGAATTCTTGTTGCCTTACCAGGCTATTGAATATAACCTTTGTcatctgcataataatcttcagctCCAATATGACTTTATtgcttaaggtcctcaatcattagTTGTAATTTGTTCCAAGTGTTCCCTAACAGCAAAATCTCATCTGGAATCTGGAAGTTGCTGAATGTGAAGAGGCAAAGCTGCATTAAAGACCCGCAGCGCCGAGACGACCTTGCTGAAGTGGCTGCCCAGTAAATCAACACTTCTTTACCCGACGCGATATATTAGTTACTGTAGAATTCGCTAGAGATTGGGGTTTGACCCGTGAAtgtggcggccacattttgacaGGGGTGAAATGTGAAAGTACTTGTGTATTaagttaaggaaccccagggggtcgacattaatccggagtcccccactacggcatgcctaatAAGCTGATAGTGGGTTTGGCCCTGAATCAGCATAGTTTAATTAAAGGTTAACACTTCTGCCGCAACGCAATGCGCCTTCTGAATCGATGGCAGTAGTAGACTTTTCAGGGGCTACGAACAATGCCACAACAACGCCTAAAGCAAAGATGTCTCGCTGTGTGTCCATTGTACTACGAGGACAAACAGAAAGGCTACGCGCAAAGGGAACCTCTCCTCACCCCTCTCATACTGCACAAAGAGCTCAGTAATCTAAACTTTTCCTTTCAACGCCGCCTCACTATACTGTCTATTACCGCAAACACTCAAAAAGCTTCGTTCTAACCGATTTCCGCATTTCGTGGTATCTGCATAGTATTTAACTGACAACAAAACATATGTTCTTTTAGCAGCATTTATTCCCAGCTTACCATACCTCAATTATAGTGACAGTCCAACAGTGATTAATTTCCAGTGCCCCGCAAGGTATCCAAGTTCCTATAGTAAATGCCATGATATATAAAACATGTCATCATCAATTACATATGCATGAAACTATAGCTTGCTAATCTAACTAACATTGCCGAGTATCTGCCAAGGATAGATGGGCCACCAAATATTTCAGCAAGTCCTACTCGTCATATTGGTGTACAAATAGATGCCTCACGGCGCAGCTATTCCTTGTTGTTTCGTTGTCGAATATCAGGTTAGTTCCGCAGTAAATCTTGGCTATTGATGGTCAATAGGGTGTGCTGCCGGGAATCTACAGGCTGAAGGTAGACCCTGACGCTATTGCGCACTTCGTCTGTGATGTTTGGCTGCATAGCATTGTCGTTGTCGAATATATCTCTCTAAACAATGCTGAATGGCTCCATCCGCCCGTTGTCGTACATAAGCAATCTTCAGGTTGGTTGTTTAGAGTGGCTTGCAATCGCGTAGCCGGCACCTGTTTTTGTTTAAAGCTTGGGACAAATCAGCTCGAGCACCTATCATGAATACGCTTTAATTCAGATATATTGTCGTTAAAGATTCCTCACGGACAGATTGTCGTATCACGCCAAGAATTTTGGCTCGACGAAAGAAACTGACAGAAGAGGCCTCATTAGAAGAGAACGTTTATTGATGTTAAGGATGTGAATTTGTCGTGAAATACAATAATGATCATTATGGAGACGCAGAAAGAATTTTTTTCCtgcccaaataaatgttttcctatTGGTGTCTTCCTTCCGGCGGGCATTGCCACGCAAATTTAAAGTAGCGTAAGATGTACTCCCGTACTTTACATTGCAGCCACAATCACAGCAGACATGAGTGCTTTATACGATTCCAGCGTTGCAGGAATCTGACAGCAAGGAAACTGCGCATTGCCACTTGATGGACACAGAACTCAAATAAACTTTTGAAACAGATAACGTCTTGAATCAACACTGAAAAAGACTTCCGCTCAATTGTCACACTTTAACCAGCCTTTATAGGTCATTGTGCCGCCAGGTAATTGGCTACTTAGACAGCCATCTTGTTTTTAACGGCACAAATAATGTATACATAAAGTTCGAGCAATACAGTTTTGATGATGCGGCGAGTGTATATTCCTATGTAATGCTTATTTCACTTCTCCTGGCTAGCTTCGGTGAGGTAATTTCTGTTTATTGTTAGAAGTCGGTGTCTTATAAGACTCGCTCTTGTGCTCTGACGCGCACTATTCCTATAAAAATTACCTGAAAGAGGTGCTACAGCATCCGTGCGTAATATTTTTACCTTTGATTTGTCTCCAGCTCGCGATACATCTCTGCATATTGATGTCTCCTTTGCCATAAGCTTGAGGCTCTCTTAAGCCATGTTGCGACAGCAGCTATTTTTCGATGCTACAAAATCCACAGCAAACATGTGGCTCATGCCCCGACTTAGTTGCAGCCTATATTAATGCTGTACAATAGACTAGATGTAGCTGCACTCAAAATTTGTTCTTTCTCTGGGTAGAGGAAATCTCCCATTTCCTTATGTGACGTCAGGGAGTATGGTGGCAAAGGGGTTGTTCATTTAATAGCTATTCGTAGTAGTAATCCGAGCTTAGGTGTGAATTCTCTAAGGCTATGTGATCCGTGTCAACCTGAGGCTGCCTTTGCTCTGGAAATTTTGAAATGGTAGCGGCGCCGTTCCGGAGGCCGTACCGTCCGCCGTATTCTTTTGCAAGGCCTGCGTACCAAATGTTTTCGGCAGCAACTGAATACTGGGGCGCCTTAACAGGGAGAACTTTGATGGGAGCCGCGTTGAAGACGGCGTCGGCAGAGTCCATAGGAGCAGTGCCGGGTTCGTTTGTGTTCACAACAGCACGGAAGCCGTATTGGTCGGCGATGTAGTTCACGTGGCGGAAGATCCCGTTGACAGCGCGATACCCGTACGCGCCAGTCTTGGTGTTCTGCGCGTCGGCCCTTTCGATCCGATACTGCTGGTTGCCCTCGTGATCAGCGATGTTGTAGTCAAACTTGTACGGTCTCGCGGTCTGCAAAGAAATTTGAAATCCATGTCAGGCATtcaaaaataaaataacgaaaCTCGGCTTACATTCTCAACGGAGCTGATTTACTGCCACTTTTTTGTTACAGAGCCGAGTAAACAGATTTCCCTCATTTCTAATTGTAACCGCTATCACCTGAATGGGATATTCCTACTCATGTGAAAATGCCACTGTATATAATTGAATACTGCCGAGGTGAGGACCTCGAAGCCCCAAGATACTTCGGGTGTTGTCCTATAAGAGGCTGAAATTCTTTCCTTACTCTAATGGACCACGAAACCCAAAGTGCGAAATGCTGAAGAATGGCCTTGAAATTCTTCAAAGACTTTGCCATTATCGCTCTTTTACGGCTGACATAGATGGACATCTATGAGTTGCTAATTTCCTAATTTTCCGATGAAATTCCCAACAGGGAAGGGCTTCCCTAACTTAGTACTACAGACATTTTACCATGCCAACAAATTTCAAAGTTTTGCCCCACCTGTATGCCACAGCCACGTCGGGCAATCGAAGTGGAAAGCTCAACATTCGCCAAGGAACCACAAATTCTCAAGCAGAAACATGCTTGTAAATGGGCTCTTTTTCGTTACATTTTCTGTTTAAGAAAACATATTTGTCCGTATGTGCTTCTtaatttcatttcagtttttcaGGCAACAAACTGTCCATAAAGCCACGGGGGTAGCATAGCATCTGCTTGTGCGGCCATAGTCGACACTGATATAGAGGAGGTGCGTTTGGTCGAAAAATAATTGGATAGCGCGCTACATGCCTGGACACCATTTTCATGACTCTTGTAGGGCAAATCCTCAATACAATAGTGTTTCTTTTGCCGAGGATACGCTACTGAAGACCATGTCAAAAAAGTTTCAAGCCAGTCTACAGTTCATGATCATCCACCTATTATATTGGTGGAAGAAGTAACAAACCATTATCGCTCATATAAACACGAAATAATCAGGCGTTTCTTAGAAAAAAGCAGTTGTATACAATTAAAGACAATTGAACCCTGCCAAAAGGTGGAACTAGAGGTTTGGAGTTGCATTGTTCTAAACTGAGGCAGTAAGAGCTGAAGACATCGGTCATTACTTCTTTTAAGAAACACGAGGTGCTGCCTACCACTCATCTCGTGCATGACAGATGTCCGCAAAAGAATGCAAATATTCTGAGAAAAATAGGAGAAGCAAACATAGCCACTACATTACTTGAGGGTAGATACATGCACGTACAGAAATACTTTTCCTGCGCCGTTCGCGAGACACAAATGTTGCACTGTAGGTATAAGATCAAACCCTTTATGAGCATCTCACCGCAACACAGCAGaatgaacaagcacaaaacatCCGCGAAGACAGAATGAAACAAAGAAGCGCGGTTATAATGTGATTCTAGAGATACATCGATAATGTCGAAGTGTTTTAAGATGAATGTGCAGTCTACACGTACGATTAGTAACTTCCCGATCATTTCGTTCAAGGGTATATTTTGAATTCTTCATGAAACTATTCTTATACACGTGCAGCCCTCAGCGGTATCTCTGTATAAACGTTTCCAAGTCATGTACTTAAGCTTTCTTGAATTACTTACTTATTGATCTGATGATTATTATGAATATGGCTATCGATATTGCTAGGCTATGACTATGATCATAGTGTGAAAAAAAGTATGTGCACGAGACTTTCCTAATGACATTCGTCTCTTACTGTCAGTATCAAGCCTCAATCCAAGCCTCCTATAGAAAGTAATAAACCACAGGTTTTAACATTAACATtaatatttcaaaaaaaaaagcgttcttgGCTGATACAACA
Coding sequences within:
- the LOC129387187 gene encoding uncharacterized protein — encoded protein: MLLKVIIMALLPGFFGVYGLGQLPPPDYEYYDVPHLPFSPSRSSAKTARPYKFDYNIADHEGNQQYRIERADAQNTKTGAYGYRAVNGIFRHVNYIADQYGFRAVVNTNEPGTAPMDSADAVFNAAPIKVLPVKAPQYSVAAENIWYAGLAKEYGGRYGLRNGAATISKFPEQRQPQVDTDHIALENSHLSSDYYYE